The following nucleotide sequence is from Pseudonocardia abyssalis.
GCCGGTACCGACCTCGCCGCTCTGCTCGAGGCGCGCGGGGTGCGCCGGGTCGCCGTGTGCGGCCCGGCTCCGGCCGTGACGGTCCGCTCCGCCCTCGACCGCGGCTTCGAGGTCGTGGTCGCCGACGACGCCCACGTCGCGCCCGGGGTGGAGGTCGTCGCGGCGACGGAGGTCGTCTTCACCCGTCCCTGAGACGTCGGTCGAGGACGAACGCCGCGGGCGCGACCCCGATCCGTACGGCGTGAGTCCCGTCTCATTTCGGGTCACGCAACCGGGGAGGGGGGAGGCATAGTCCCTCCTGTCCGCGCCGCTGCCGACCTCCGGAGGTCCCGATGTTCGCCGTCCCCGACGGTCCGCTGACCCGCGAGGTCTGGATGCGCTACGCACTCGTGCGGATCCAGGAACTCGTCGACAAGCCGCGCGCCGAGATGACCGACACCGAGCTGAGCATCTACACCTTCGCCACCGCCGCGCTGTCCGGCGGCCAGCCGATCGTCCCGCTCGGTGCCCCCGGTCTGCGCGCGGTCGAGCCCGATCGCGCACGGCTGTGCCGGGTGTGCGGCGCGGAGTGGCCCCTGCGCGGGGCCGCCGAGCACGTCGCCGGCTGCCCGATCCGCACCGCCACCGCCTGACCCGGGACCACCGCCTGACCCGGGACCACCGCCTGACCCGGGATCAGCCCGCCGGGAGCACCCGGCCGCGCACCTCCCCCAGCTCCAGACGGCCCCCACCGACCGCGGGGGCCGTCGCGGAGATGACGACCTCGTCACCGTCCTCCAGGTAGGTGCGGGTGGCGCCGCCGCCGAGGGTGATCTGCTCGGTGCCGCCCCAGCTCAGCTCCAGCAGGCAGCCGCGCTGGTCACGGCGGGCCCCGGACACCGTGCCGGAGCCGAGCAGGTCGCCGGCCCGCAGTGGCGAGCCGTTCGTCGTCAGGTGCGTGACGAGCTGGGCCGCGGTCCAGTGGAGGTCCACCGCGGGGGGCCGGGACACGGTGACGCCGTTGATCGTCAGCTCGAGGGCGATGTCCAGACCGCGGTCGTCGGCGCCCAGCAGGTAGGGCAGCGGCGTCGGGTCGCGCGGGGGCGGGTCGACCCAGGCGGCGGCCAGTTCGTCGAGCGGGGTGATCCAGCCCGAGATCGACGTGGCGAACGACTTGCCCAGCAGCGGCCCGAGCGGGCGCGACTCGAAGGACTGGATGTCGCGAGCGGACCAGTCGTTGAGCAGGACGACCCCGAAGACGTGGTCGAGCGCGTCGTCGAGCGCGACCGGGCCGTCGGAGCCGCCGAGGACGAGACCCAGCTCGACCTCGACGTCGAGCTGCTGCGTCGGCGCGAGGTGGCCCGCGGCGATCTGGCCGCGCGGCCGCACCACCGGCGTCCCCGAGACCCGCACCGTCCCTGCGCGCCCGTGGTAGCCGACCGGCAGGTGCTTCCAGTTCGGCGGGAGCGAGGCACCGGTGGGGCGGGCGATCGTGGCCGCGTTCAGCGCGTGTCGCTCACAGGCGAAGAAGTCGACGTAGTCGGCGACGGTGAACGGCAGCCGCAGCTCCAGACCCGCGGGCGGCAGCACGTACGGCGCATGCTCGTCCCGCAGTCGTGACGCGAGCCAGCCGTGCACCTCGCGCCACGCCGGGCGGCCCGCGGAGAGCAGTGCGTCGAGGGTGGGGGCGGCGAGCAACTCCGCGTACGGCCCGCCCTCGACGTCGGCCAGCGACCCGATGTCGACGACGCCCTCCGGCGAACGCGCGACGACCCGCCCCGGCCCCGGCCGTCCCGCTCCACCCACGACACCCAGCGCCAGGCTCCGCATGCCCGGCACGCTAGCTGTCGATCAGCCCAACTCGTAGTCGAAGGTGTAGGAGTGGTCCCCCTCCGGCGAGCGAGCGATCGCCATCTGCCCGCTCAGGCCGCGCAACGCACCGGTCGCGGAGCCGGGCACGACGTCGATCGACGCCGATCCCCCGGTCGCGTTGCCGACCGCGGAGTGCCGCAGCACGAACGCGCCCGCGCGCCCGTCGATCGTGGCGGTGACGCGCTCGATCCCGACGTAGGCCGCCGAGCCGTCGGCGAAGGCCTGCAGCAGCTGCGTGGTGCTGGTGCCCGCGATCCCGCCCTCGAACAGCTTCGTGTTGGCCACCCGCAGCAGCTTCGCGCCCTCGGCATCGTCGTAGACCTCCTCGTCCCACGAGGTGAGGTCGAACCGTCCGCTCGTCGTCGTCATGGGGCCATCCTGGTCCGATCCCCGCGGCGGGCCGTGGAGTTTCCCGACACCCGGCGCAGCACCCGCAACCAGGGCGACCAACGCTCCGTCGGGCGCGGGCGGAGACCGACGGCGTACTCCACGCGGTCGAGGAAGCTCTCCGTGAGCGCGTCGTGCAACCACCGGCCGGCGAGCGGCCAGAGCAGCCGCATCGCCCCCACCGGCCGCGCCTGCATCACGTGCCGGACGCGGGTACGGCCCGCACCGGAGGGTTCGACGGTGAACGAGTGGACGCCCACCAGCCCCGACGCCGGGTCGAAGGCGAACCCCACGAGCCGGCCGGGATCGTGCAGGGCGACGCGGTAGCGGATGATCCCGTGCCCGCCCTGCGCGCCGACCGCCAGCGCCCGGTCGAGGACCAGTGGGGGCCACTCCGGGACCGGCCACACCACGTCGTCCGGGCCGCCGAGCCGGTCGAGCAGCGCCCCGACCCGCTCGGCCGGTGCCGCGACCGTCCGCTCGTGCACGTTCCGGATCACGACCCGACCTCGGTGTTCTCGCGGGCCCGCCGCGACAGGCGGTGCGCCGCACGCGTCAGCATCGCCCGGACGATCATCGGGTGGACGAGCCGGACGGGTGCGAAGTAGGCGCGACCGCGGGCGTTGTGGACCTGCACCACCGTGCTGACGACGACGCGGTCCGGTTCGCGGAGGACCGACGCGCGGAAGTCGAGGTGGCCCTCGTCGCTGCCGAGCAACACCTCGTCGTCGGTACGGGCGAGGGTGCCGAACGTCGACTCCCCGCTCCGCGCGATCCCGACGGTGCCGACGAGCGCCTCCCGCAGCCCCATCGCGCCGACCACCCACGAGGGCGGGTCGTGGAACAGCGCGTCGGCCCACACCTGCGGATCGGTCGGCATGCCCGGACGCGCGAGGACGGCGTGGGCGTCGGAGAAGTCGACGCGCGGCAGCGCCGTGGCCAGCAGCGGCGTCTCCGGAACGGCCACCGCCCGCGCCCGCTCGGCGTCGACGGCGCGGGCCATCGCCCGGGCCAGCGGGGGTTCCGGGGTCGGGGTGGACGAGAGCCCGAGGAACACCTCGGCCCGGTCGAACATGCTCTCGATGCAGTGGTCGTGCTGCGGCCGGACCAGCGGCCACAGCCAGCGCAGTGCGCCGCTCAGCCGGCCCTCCGAGATCTGCCGGATCCGGGTGCGGCCCGGACCGACGGGCTCGACCTCCCACACGAACCGCCCCTCGATGGCCTCCCCCGGCTCCGTCGTGAGCTCCACGCGGCGGCCCGGCTCGTACGCGCTGACGTGCAGCCGGACCGGACCGTTGGTCCCCCGGACCCCCGGTGCGACCGGCCCGCGCAACCGCAGCGGCTCGTACTCGGGCGAGGGCCACAGCCGGTCGTCGGGTCCACCCAGCCCGTCCAGCAGCGGCGCCATCCGCCCGATCTCCGCCGCCAGCACCCGCTCGTGCACGTTCCGCATCGCGATCCCCGCTTCCGTACGCCATCGTATGGTTTACGTACGGTAGCGTATGGACGTGCCTCCTCGGAAACGTCTTTCGGCGCAGGACTGGGTCGACGCGGCGTACGCGGCACTCGGCGACGGGGGCGTGGCCGCCGTCGCCGTCGAACCGCTCGCGGTGCGTCTCGGGACCACCAAGGGCAGCTTCTACTGGCACTTCGCCGGCCGCGACGCACTGCTCGCGGCCGCGCTGGCGCACTGGGAGCGCGTCGAGACCGAGGCGGTGATCGCCCTCGGCGACACCCAGCCCGACCGGCTGGCCCGCATGCGCGCACTGCTGGTGCTCGCACTGGAGCCGCCCGGCGCCTCCGTCGAGCTGGCCCTGCAGCCCACCGCGGACCATCCGCTGGTCGCACCGGTGCTGCGGCGGGTGACCCGGCGCCGGCTGGAGTACCTGGGCACGACCTTCCGTGATCTCGGGTTCTCGCCCGAGGAGTCGGAGCGGCGCAGCCTGCTCGCCTACACGGCCTACCTCGGTCACACGCAGCTCATGCACGCCACCCCGGACCTGCTGCCCGACCTGAGCGGCTACGTCGACACGGTGGTGGCCGCACTCACCCGCGGCGGGTGCCCTACTTGCGGGTGACCGACTCCAGGTAGTCCGCCGTCCAGCCGTCGGACGCGCGGCGGATCCACAACGCCATGGTCGCCTCGACCTCCTCCGCGGAGACGTCCATCCGGGCGAGGGACTCGCCGCGGAGCTGGGCCTTGGTGAACGCGAACGTGTCGGCCGGGATCGAGTCCGCGAGAGTGCGGGCCCTGTCCAGCGCGGCGGGCAGCAGGTCGTCGGCGGGCAGCACCTCGTCGACAAGGCCCATCGCCCGCGCGTCGGCGGGCGGGTGGGTGGCCGCGCCGGTGATCAGCTTCCGCGCCGCCTGGTCCCCGACCGCGTACCGCACGACCTCCACCGCCACCCGCGGCAGCGGCACGCCCACCACCAGCTCCGGGAGCCCGATGCGGGCCTTGCCCTCGGCCATCAGCACGACGTCGGCCGCCGCGGCCAGGACGGCACCGCCGGCGATCGCGTGCCCGTTCACCGCGGCCACGACCGGCTTGCCCAGCTCGAACACGCTGCGGAACAGACCGTCCAGCGCGGGGACGAACCGCCGTGCGTAGGGCTCGCCCTCGGTGACGAGCCGCCTCAGGTCGGCCCCCGCGGAGAAGGCCCGCCCCGATCCGGTGAGGACCACGGCCCGGGCCGGATCCGTCACGAACGCCCGGAACCGCGCCGCGACCGCGTCGCACAGCTCAGGGTCCAGGGCGTTGACCGGTCCGTGGGCCAGACGGAGGACCGCCACGTCGCCGTCGCGCTCGAGTTCGATCACGGACAGGGACGGTACCCGCTGCGATCCCATGGCAGGCTTCGCATGAGCCGTCATCGATGAGGGAGAGAAGCATGCCGCAGAGCGTCCGCGGGGTAGTCGCGCTGAAGAAGGGCGAGCCCGTCACCGTCGAGACCATCGTCGTCCCCGATCCCGGCCCCGGTGAGGCCGTCGTCCAGGTCCAGGCCTGCGGCGTCTGCCACACGGACCTGCACTACCGCGAGGGCGGGATCAACGACGAGTTCCCGTTCCTGCTGGGCCACGAGGCCGCCGGCATCGTCGAGTCCGTGGGCGAGGGCGTCACCGACGTCGCGCCGGGCGACTTCGTGATCCTCAACTGGCGCGCGGTCGACGGCACCTGTCGCGCCTGTCGCCGCGGCGAGCCCTGGTACTGCTTCTCCACCCACAACGCCGCGCAGAAGATGACTCTGGAGTCGGGCCAGGAACTCTCGGCAGCACTGGGCATCGGCGCGTTCGTCGAGAAGACCCTCGTCCACGCCGGGCAGTGCACGAAGGTCAACCCGGCCGTGAAGCCGGAGGTCGCGGGGCTGCTGGGCTGCGGCGTCATGGCCGGCATCGGGGCGGCGATCAACACCGGCGGCATCGGCCGCGGCCAGTCGATCGCCGTGATCGGCTGCGGTGGCGTCGGCGACGCGGCCATCGCGGGCGCACTGCTGGCCGGCGCGTCCACGATCATCGCGATCGACATGGACGACCGGAAGCTGGAGCTGGCCAAGGGGTTCGGCGCCACCCACACGATCAACGCCCGCGAGCGTGACGTCGTCGAAGCCGTCCAGGAGCTCACCGACGGCAACGGCGCCGACGTCGTCGTCGACGCGGTGGGGCGCCCGGAGACCTTCAAGCAGGCCTTCTACGCCCGTGACCTCGCCGGTACCGCGGTCCTCGTCGGGGTGCCGACGCCGGACATGATGCTCGAGCTCCCGCTGATCGACGTGTTCGGCCGCGGCGGCGCCACCAAGTCCTCCTGGTACGGCGACTGCCTGCCCAGCCGCGACTTCCCGATGCTCGTCGACCTGCACCTGCAGGGCCGGCTCCCGCTGGAGAAGTTCGTCAGCGAGACGATCGCCCTCGACGGCGTCGAGGCCGCGTTCGAGAAGATGCACAAGGGCGACGTCCTGCGCTCGGTCGTGGTCTTCTGATGGCCGGCGGCATCGACCACCTGGTCACATCCGGCACGTTCTCGCTCGACGGCGGCACGTGGGACGTCGACAACAACGTGTGGATCGTCGGTGACGAGAACGAGGTGTTCGTCATCGACGCGGCGCACGACGTCGAGGCGATCGTCGCCGCGGTGAACGGGCGCACGGTCAAGGCCGTCGTCTGCACCCACGCGCACGACGACCACGTCAACCAGGCGCCCGCGCTGGCCGACCGGTTCTCCGCCCCGATCCTGCTCAATCCGAACGAGTCCGTGCTGTGGGACATGACCTGGCCGGACCGCAAGCCCGACGGCGAGCTGGCCGACGGGCAGGTCCTCACGGTCGGCGGCATCGAACTGCGCGTGCTGCAGACCCCGGGGCACTCCCCCGGCTCGTCCTGCCTCTACTCCGCGGAGCTGGGCACCGTGTTCTCCGGCGACACCCTGTTCCAGGGCGGACCCGGAGCCACCGGCCGGTCCTACTCGTCGTTCGACACGATCATCGAGTCGATCCGCACGACGCTGCTCACGCTGCCCGGGGCCACCACCGTGCGCACCGGGCACGGCGACTCCACCAGCATCGGCGACGAGCTCCCGCACCTGGAGGAGTGGATCGCGAAGGGCAGCTGATGCAGCTCTTCAGGTGCTACTTGGCGGCATGGAGGACGCCGCCGAGACCATCGGCATACGCGAGCTGCGCCAGCACGCTTCTCGCTATGTCGAGAAGGTCAAGCAGGGGCAGCGGATCGCCGTCACCGAGCGAGGTGAACTGGTCGACTACCTCGAACCGGTGCACGGGCCTCGCACGACCTACCAACGGATGGTGGCGGCCGGTCAGGTCCGGCCGGCGAACGGCGGCCTGAGCCAACTGCTCGCGAGCCGGGAGCCGCTGCCGGCCCTGCCGGGCGAGAGAATGCTCTCCGAGGTGCTGCAGGAGATGCGCGACGAGGAACGGTATTGATCTACATCGATACCTCGGCGCTGCTCAAGCTGGTCACGGACGACGACGAGGAGTCCGCGGCACTGCAGCAGTACCTGGCAGGTCCCGTCCGCGAGCTCGTGTCCAGTGCCCTTCTGGCCGTGGAGGCCCGTCGGGGGATGCTCAGGCTGCGTCCGGAGGGGATGCCCAAGGTCGACCTCATCCTCAACGAAGTCGTGCAGCTCGACATCTCGGCCGCGATCGTCGAGAGCGCCGGTCGTCTGCCCGATCCCCTGCTCCGCTCCCTCGACGCCATCCACCTCGCCGGCGCCGCCGAGAGCCCCGCCGCCGGGATCGTCAGCGCCCAGGCCACCGTGGCCGGGTCGTCCTGACCGGCGCCGCGCCCACGACGAGCAGGACTGCGGCCGAGAGGCCGAACGCGGCGCGGAAGCCGAACGGGTCCGCGACCCCCCCGAGGCCGACCGCACCGATGCCGGTCCCGGCGTCGTAGGCGATGTTCCAGGCGGCGCTCGCCGAGCCGTACCCGGTCGGTCCGGAGGCCGCGAACAGCGTGGTGAGGGCGTCGTTCTGCACCAGGCCGAAGCCCAGGCCGACGATCCCCGCCCCGACGACGAGCAGCGGCCCGGACCCACCCAGCGCGAGCACCTCGACCGCCATCCCCACCGCGGCCAGCCCCACCCCGGGCCGCAGCAGCCGCCCGCCCAGGCCGTGCCGGTCCACCAGCCGCCCGGCCACCGTGCGCCCGACGAGCGCACCGGCCGCGGTCACCAGCAGCGCCGCCGCGACGAGTCCGGCCGCCCCCGGCACGGCCAGCGGCAGGAACGTGACGAGCCCGCCCTGGGCCACCGAGCACGCGAGCATCGCGACGAGCGGCGCAGCGGCCCCCCGCCCCGCGAGTCGCCACTTCCCCGCCCCCGAGTCGCCGTTCCTGCGCCCCCGAGTCGCCGTTCCCCGGCCCGCGAGTCGCGGTTCCCGCGCACCCGGGTCGCCGGTCCCCGGCCCGCGGGTCGCCGCTTCCCCGCCCGCGAGTCGCCGCTCCGGCGCCCCCGTCCCCCGGGCCGCGTGGTCCGGCACGCGCAGCCACGGCAGCGCGACGAGCCCGAGCAGGGGCGCCACCCCCGCCGCGACGAACACCCCCGTGAACCCGGTGACGTCGACGACCGCCACCCCGGCCGGCAGCAGCACGAGCTGCGGCACCCCGATGGCGACGCCGTAGCGCGCCGCGGCCCGCCCGTGCTCCGCGGGCGCGACGAGCTCGGCCACCAGCGCACTGCCCACCACCGTCAGCAACCCGAACCCGACGCCGCGGGCCGCCGACACCGCCACGACCGGGACGAGGGCCGACGAGAGCGCGAGCAGCGGCGTCGGCGCCCCGAGCAGGAACAGCCCGGTCGCGAGCACCGGCCGGTAGCCCCAGCGCGCCACCAGCCACGGCACGGCGAGCTGGGTCAGGATGGTCGTGAGCATCAGCGCGCCCGTGGTGGCCCCCGCGGCCAGCTCCCCCGCCCCGGACGCCCACAGCGGCACGACGGGCAGCAGCAGGGCGTAGCCGCCGAACCCCAGAACCGTCGCGACGAGCATGAGCCGGAACGGCCACGACGTCACGGGCGCCAGACCCGCCGCTCGGTGATCACCGCGGTGACGAGGTCGGCGGGCGTCACGTCGAACGCGGGGTTCCAGGCCGGACCGCCGAACACCTCGCGCGGGTCGCGCTCCTCGATCTCGATGTGCCCGCCGTCGGGAGTGGCCGGGTCGACCGTGCCCTCCGGGGCGGCCACGAGGAACGGGATCCCGGCACGGGCCGCGGCGAGCGCGAGCGGGTAGGTGCCGATCTTGTTGGCGACGTCGCCGTTGGCGGCGATCCGGTCGGCCCCCACCACCACCGCGTCGACGAGACCGCGCGCGATCACCGACGCCCCCGCCCCGTCGACGACGACGTGGTGCTCGACGCCGATCGCGGCGAGCTCCAGCGCGGTGATCCGCGACCCCTGCAGCAGCGGCCGCGTCTCGTCGGCGACGACGTGCGCCACCAGCCCGCGCACGTGCAGCGAGCGCACCACGCCCAGCGCGGTGCCCCACTCGACGCAGGCCAGCGCACCGGCGTTGCAGTGGGTGTGCAGCCGCAGCGGGCGCTCGCCGCACAGGACCGCGAGGAGGTCGGCCCCGCGCTCGCCGATCGCCCGGCAGGCGGCGACGTCCTCGTCGCGCAGCTCCAGGGCGGCGGCCAGGGCGGCGGCCGGTCCACCCGGCAACGCGGCCCGGGCCCGCCGGACACCGACGGCCAGGTTCACCGCCGTGGGCCGGGCCGCGGCGATGCGGTCGCAGGCGGCGTCGAGTGCGGTACCGCGGAGCGTCCGGGCGGCGAGCGCCACCCCGAGCGCCCCGGCCACCCCGAGCGCGGGGGCCCCGCGCACGACCAGCCGACGGATGGCGTCGACGAGCGCGTCGACGTCGGTGACGACCGTCGTCCGGATCTCGGGGAGTGCGGTCTGGTCGACGAGCACGATGCCGTCGCCGTCCCAGTCGATCGTCCTCGGCAGCACGAACCGGACCCTATGTCGCAAGTTGGGACACACATCGGGGTTGGGAAGCGGTAAGAACTCGGTTAGCCTCGCTGCAGCCAGTGATTAGAGGAGACTAATGATCGGCGATCGAGTGCCCGACTGCTGCCGCATGCCGCACACCCCCGCGGTGGAGGACACGCTGCGCACCGTGTTCGTGCGCAGCGGTCGCAGCGAGCCCGTCAGCACCTCGGCCCTCGCCGACGAGCTGCACGTGAGCCCGCCCACGGTGTCGATCATGTTGAAGCGGCTGACCACGGCGGGCCTGCTCCGGCGCACCGACGGCCACCTCGCCGCCCTCACCGAGCACGGCGCGGCGCACGCCCGCGACGTCGTGCGCCGCCACCGGCTGCTGGAGGCGTTCCTCGCCCAGGAGCTCGACGTGCCGTGGGACGAGGTGCACGCCGAGGCCGACGCACTGGAGCACGCGGTGTCCGACCGGCTGATCGACCGCATCGACCGCCACCTCGGCCGCCCCGACCGCGACCCGCACGGCGACCCGATCCCGCGCGGCACCGGCGGTCTCGACGAGGGCTGGGGCGTGCGTCTCGACGCAGCTCCCGACGGCTCGGCCTTCGACGTCGAGCGCGTCTACGACCGCGACAGCGCCGCGCTGCGCTACCTCGCCGGCCTCGGCATCCACCCCGGCGTCCGGATCGACGTGACCGCGCGCCAGCCCTTCGGCGGGCCGCTGTGGGTCCGCGTCGGGGTCGCCGACCACGCCCTCGGCGAGCCGCTCACGCACCTCGTCCACGGGCGGGTCGTGGCATGAGGAGGGTCCTCGCCGCGCTCGCGCTCGTCGTGCTCACCGGCTGCACGTCCACCGCCGCGTCCGGCGACGGACCGATCGGTGACCGGCCGGTCCGCGTCACCACCACCACGAACTTCATCACCGACACCGTCGAGCGGATCGGCGGGTCGAACGTCGAGGTCACCGGGCTGATGGGGCCCGGCGTCGACCCGCATCTCTACCGCGCCAGCGCCGGTGACGTGCAGACGCTCCGCGAGGCCGACGTCATCTTCTACGGCGGGCTGCAGCTGGAGGGCCGGATGGCCGAGCTGCTCGACGAGCTCGCCGCCCGTCAGCCGACGCGGGCCGTGACCGACGACATCCCGCGTGACGAACTGCTCGCCCCCGCCCCTGGCGCGAACGAGGAGTACGACCCGCACGTCTGGTTCGACGTCGGGCTCTGGGAACAGGTCAGCCGCACGATCGCCGCGACGCTGACCGAGCGCGACCCGGCCCGCGCCGCCGACTACGCGGCCAACCTCGACGCCTACCTCGCCGAGCTCGACGAGCTCGACGCCCACGTCGCCGCGCGCATGGCCGAGATCCCACCCGAGCGGCGTCTGCTGGTCACCTCGCACGACGCGTTCGAGTACTTCGGTCGCCGCTACGGCCTGGAGGTGGCCGGCATCCAGGGCATCTCCACCGCCGCGGAGGCCACCACCGCCGACGTCGAGCGCGTCGCGGAGCTGATCGCGGGCCGTGGGGTCCCCGCGGTGTTCGTCGAGTCGAGCGTGCCGCGTCAGACCGTCGACGCGCTCGTTGCCGCGGCCGGCCGGCGGGGCGCGGCCGTCACCGTCGGCGGTGAGCTCTACACCGACGCCGCCGGGGCGCCCGGCACGCCCGAGGGCACCTACATCGGCATGCTCCGCGCCAACGCCGACCTGATCGCCGACGGATTGGGAGACTGAGATGTTCATGGCCGCACGCACCACGCACGCGCTGGAGATCGGCTCGCTGACGGTGTCCTACCGGTCGGCCCCGGTGCTGTGGGAGGTCGACGCGCACTTCCCCGCCGGGCAGCTCTGCGCGATCGTCGGCCCCAACGGCGCGGGGAAGTCGACGCTGCTCAAGGCCGCGCTCGGGCTCGTCCCCGCCGACGCCGGCCGGGTGGCGATCGACGGCGTCGAGGGCAAGGCCGCGCTCGACCGCGTCGCCTACGTGCCGCAGCGCGAGTCCGTCGACTGGGACTTCCCGATCACGGTCGCCGAGGTCGTCGCGATGGGCCGCTACCGGGCCACCGGATGGTTCCGCCGCATCGGGAGGGCCGACCGGGCGATCGCCGCGCAGTGTCTGGAGCGCGTCGGCATGGCCGCGTACGGGAGGCGCCAGATCGGGCAGCTCTCCGGCGGGCAGCGCCAGCGCGTGTTCCTCGCCCGCGCACTCGCACAGCAGGCCCCCGTGCTCGTCATGGACGAGCCGTTCGCCGGGATCGACGCCCGCACCCAGTCCGACCTGCTCGCGCTGCTCGGCGGCATCCGCGACGACGGCGGCTCGGTCGTCGTCGTGCACCACGACATGGCCCAGGTCCGTGCCTCGTTCGACTGGACGCTGCTGCTCAACGTCCGCGCACTCGGCTGCGGACCCACCGCCGAGGTCCTGACGTCCGGTGCGGTGCGCAGCGCGTACGGCGTGCCCGACGACGCAGTGGCCTGGGCCGGCTGATGTTCGGTCTGCCCTACACCGACACGGTCGTCGTGCTCGGCGCACTCGTGCTGGGGGTCACGAGCGGTGTGCTCGGTACGTTCGCGGTGCTGCGGCAGCGCAGCCTCGTCGGCGACGCGGTGGCCCACTCGACGCTGCCGGGCGTCTGCGTGGCGTTCCTCGTCGCGGGGGTGAAGGACGTGCCGGGGCTGCTGGTCGGGGCGGCGGCGGCCGGATTGGTCGCGGCACTGCTCATGGTCGGCATCGAGCGCACCGGGCGGATCAAGCCCGACACCGCGATCGGCGTCGTGCTCTCGGGCTTCTTCTCCCTCGGCGTCGTGCTGCTCACCCACATCGCGAGCACCGCCGACGCCGACCAGGCCGGCCTGGAGAACTACCTGTTCGGCCAGGCCGCGGGCCTGCTGGAGACCGACGTCGTCGTGATGGCGGTGCTCGGCGGCACCGCGCTGCTGGTGGTCGGGGTGCTGCGCCGCGCGCTCACCACCACGTTGTTCGACTCCTCCTACGCCGGCTCGATCGGGCTGCCGGTGCGCGCGTTGGAGGTCCTGATGACGGGGCTCCTGGTCGTCGCCGTCGTCATCGGGGTCCGGGTCGTCGGCGCGATCCTCATGGTGGCGATGCTCGTCGTCCCGACGGTCGTGGCCCGCCAGCTCGCCGACCGCTTCACGTGGGTGCTGCCGATCGCCGGGGTCGTCGGGGCGGTCGTCGGGATCACCGGGTCGCTGCTCGCCACCCGCGCCGCGCTGCCCACGGGGCCCGTGATCG
It contains:
- a CDS encoding MFS transporter, producing the protein MTSWPFRLMLVATVLGFGGYALLLPVVPLWASGAGELAAGATTGALMLTTILTQLAVPWLVARWGYRPVLATGLFLLGAPTPLLALSSALVPVVAVSAARGVGFGLLTVVGSALVAELVAPAEHGRAAARYGVAIGVPQLVLLPAGVAVVDVTGFTGVFVAAGVAPLLGLVALPWLRVPDHAARGTGAPERRLAGGEAATRGPGTGDPGAREPRLAGRGTATRGRRNGDSGAGKWRLAGRGAAAPLVAMLACSVAQGGLVTFLPLAVPGAAGLVAAALLVTAAGALVGRTVAGRLVDRHGLGGRLLRPGVGLAAVGMAVEVLALGGSGPLLVVGAGIVGLGFGLVQNDALTTLFAASGPTGYGSASAAWNIAYDAGTGIGAVGLGGVADPFGFRAAFGLSAAVLLVVGAAPVRTTRPRWPGR
- the mtnA gene encoding S-methyl-5-thioribose-1-phosphate isomerase gives rise to the protein MPRTIDWDGDGIVLVDQTALPEIRTTVVTDVDALVDAIRRLVVRGAPALGVAGALGVALAARTLRGTALDAACDRIAAARPTAVNLAVGVRRARAALPGGPAAALAAALELRDEDVAACRAIGERGADLLAVLCGERPLRLHTHCNAGALACVEWGTALGVVRSLHVRGLVAHVVADETRPLLQGSRITALELAAIGVEHHVVVDGAGASVIARGLVDAVVVGADRIAANGDVANKIGTYPLALAAARAGIPFLVAAPEGTVDPATPDGGHIEIEERDPREVFGGPAWNPAFDVTPADLVTAVITERRVWRP
- a CDS encoding metal-dependent transcriptional regulator, with the protein product MIGDRVPDCCRMPHTPAVEDTLRTVFVRSGRSEPVSTSALADELHVSPPTVSIMLKRLTTAGLLRRTDGHLAALTEHGAAHARDVVRRHRLLEAFLAQELDVPWDEVHAEADALEHAVSDRLIDRIDRHLGRPDRDPHGDPIPRGTGGLDEGWGVRLDAAPDGSAFDVERVYDRDSAALRYLAGLGIHPGVRIDVTARQPFGGPLWVRVGVADHALGEPLTHLVHGRVVA
- a CDS encoding metal ABC transporter solute-binding protein, Zn/Mn family; amino-acid sequence: MRRVLAALALVVLTGCTSTAASGDGPIGDRPVRVTTTTNFITDTVERIGGSNVEVTGLMGPGVDPHLYRASAGDVQTLREADVIFYGGLQLEGRMAELLDELAARQPTRAVTDDIPRDELLAPAPGANEEYDPHVWFDVGLWEQVSRTIAATLTERDPARAADYAANLDAYLAELDELDAHVAARMAEIPPERRLLVTSHDAFEYFGRRYGLEVAGIQGISTAAEATTADVERVAELIAGRGVPAVFVESSVPRQTVDALVAAAGRRGAAVTVGGELYTDAAGAPGTPEGTYIGMLRANADLIADGLGD
- a CDS encoding metal ABC transporter ATP-binding protein gives rise to the protein MAARTTHALEIGSLTVSYRSAPVLWEVDAHFPAGQLCAIVGPNGAGKSTLLKAALGLVPADAGRVAIDGVEGKAALDRVAYVPQRESVDWDFPITVAEVVAMGRYRATGWFRRIGRADRAIAAQCLERVGMAAYGRRQIGQLSGGQRQRVFLARALAQQAPVLVMDEPFAGIDARTQSDLLALLGGIRDDGGSVVVVHHDMAQVRASFDWTLLLNVRALGCGPTAEVLTSGAVRSAYGVPDDAVAWAG
- a CDS encoding metal ABC transporter permease, whose translation is MFGLPYTDTVVVLGALVLGVTSGVLGTFAVLRQRSLVGDAVAHSTLPGVCVAFLVAGVKDVPGLLVGAAAAGLVAALLMVGIERTGRIKPDTAIGVVLSGFFSLGVVLLTHIASTADADQAGLENYLFGQAAGLLETDVVVMAVLGGTALLVVGVLRRALTTTLFDSSYAGSIGLPVRALEVLMTGLLVVAVVIGVRVVGAILMVAMLVVPTVVARQLADRFTWVLPIAGVVGAVVGITGSLLATRAALPTGPVIVLVGFSIAMLAVLLAPGRGVLWRASRLATRRRRVRRDAVLVSPDAPVRSLADRLARTSLRRDGLLDDDGLTAAGRRAAEELADRRALWSAWLEHGALVDLPDAREPDPTDLRGSLGDDAVAQLRLLSAGGRRG